One part of the Anguilla anguilla isolate fAngAng1 chromosome 11, fAngAng1.pri, whole genome shotgun sequence genome encodes these proteins:
- the lama5 gene encoding laminin subunit alpha-5 isoform X1, translating into MARGPLVGITFHAGDSSARIVLLVWSLVCVVSAQELPTSGVNGFSLHPPYFNLAEGTKITATATCGEDENGRTIQDLYCKLVGGPVSGDPSQTIQGQYCDTCTMGDSNRAHPITNAIDGTERWWQSPPLSRSVGYNEVNVTLDLGQLFHVAYVLIKFANSPRPDLWVLERSIDFGETYQPWQFFASSKRDCIERFGQSTIERINKDNDVICTTEYSRIVPLENGEIVVSLVNGRPGAMNFSYSPVLRDFTKATNIRLRFLRTNTLLGHLMGKALRDPTVTRRYYYSIKDISIGGRCVCNGHAEACNAKDPNDPYKLQCDCQHNTCGPSCDRCCPGFNQMPWKPATTYSANECEPCNCHRHTFDCYYDPEVNQRRASVNLLGEYHGGGVCLECQHHTTGINCERCIPGYYRSPDHPLDSQFACSQCACQSEFTDGTCEDLTGRCYCKPNYTGRNCDTCAEGYVNFPECFPIPIYPNNNNGEVLPAGEIINCECNAAGTEGNSCRPDPRTHACVCKQGFTGAHCDSCAPRFFGLNCQSCQCSGPGCLDGTCDTATGQCYCRSGFQGYACERCAPGYFNYPLCQLCGCSPVGSLPEGCDASGRCLCRPEFQGPRCDQCRSGFHSYPNCQVCSCDPRTSLDSSCSVTGHCHCRPNFSGTSCDQCAPGFYGYPSCTPCQCSIEGSRFSTCDKVSGQCACLPNVVGQRCDSCSSGSYGFPLCQVGTCNPAGSVQNEILPTVGSCECRPYVEGVACDKCKALFWNLSPDTLYGCSSCECNTPGTLSSVAECAQASGQCYCKPNVCSGTCSVCKEGYFNLQGDNYFGCQGCQCDIGGSAGLSCGERNGRCQCRPNVEGQKCNQPKPDHYFPDLHHLKFEIEDGTMLDGRPVRFGYNPLEFEGFSWRGYAQMSPIQPKVVVAVLVSSPDLFHVVLRYVNRGSADIRGRVSVLEDGKSFLCGNCSDQSKQIVFAPSSEPTFVNVPQNNFVEPFVLNPGTWTVVIEAEGILLDYLVLLPSAYYEAPILQIKVTEACTYSPTQDSSQNCLLYQYLALDGFPSISGNDASCRFDNHLPRPCQNEKITPRHPAMAICSGSDINVQLRAPVPQPGKYVVLVEYSSEDETPQTLTVSVNTPGGRTHQEYLTLLHCKYSFLCRGVSVDDKNRVAIFTLSTEIDVQFIADRASFFLHKVYLIPHEQFTMEYLKPKVHCISTHGTFAPDSGSCIPSRFQTPSQSLVLKEGQASLVQDPGAALPPDSQSLPADAPQWAAGDRPPNAADNGEHVRLDHSQNAVVYSTRVQSQGGYVFILHYHQPLHPTFTVQVFLNGGRIWQGIANATFCPHGYGCRSLLMSEEKIILDVTDNEVVLTVQVPDGKTLWLDYILVVPEGSYSSSYLNEEPLDKSYDFISNCGQNSFYINPAVSPPFCRASAVSLSAFFNNGALPCACHEAGAESDTCQPFGGQCQCRPNVIGRDCARCATGYWGFPHCRPCNCGTRLCEQITGECICPPRTLRPECVKCEPQTFGCHPLVGCEVCNCSQPGIVFPDVSCDTSSGQCRCRNNIIGRQCDRCAPGFYGYPNCRQCDCNEAGTESSVCDAASGQCLCKENVEGARCNQCRVGTFHLDPTNPKGCTSCFCFGATDRCRSSEKRRTELVDMTGWVLLGGERQEVPVTTNVEQGLVEADLGDVPDVYQDLHWHAPRSYLGDKVSSYGGYLRYRLHSQAMRGDVLALPAEASRPDVILKGNQMTLVYLEREYAPPGIPHEGIVHLVEGSFRHAQTGNVVSREELMMVLVGLESLQIRALHSQSAMGVSLRGAVLEGAESSSTGRHTSNVELCLCPANYQGDSCQQCAPGYYRDTKGLFLGKCVPCNCNGHSDQCLDGTGVCVSCQHNTAGDHCEQCRGGFLGNSTVDGNSVSCTSCPCPLQVASNNFAVGCVEKPGKMQCLCMPGYAGPHCERCAPGFYGNPMVLGSTCQPCQCHDNTDPNMLFSDCHPLTGECQGCMHNTAGSQCQVCAPGFYGDAVVAKNCTKCNCSPCGTDTCDPHTGQCHCKPGVTGAHCDICENGAFGYQTCAGCQQCNCDAAAALVQPCDPRNGTCACQPGVNGPQCRQCAPGYWDYGPSGCKKCNCKAGLCDPRTGECRCAEGLTGAQCDTCAHRYSVPVQSGTEPMHCHICDSCVIVLLEDLDSMDNSFGSVKRQLANLNASSIAWAQLSSLNESVANVTNEIDNYNSTLDESRMRADMLEVEAQNINSDIDELQEKALLTRQKADDLEESVNRTQKRAVDLVRFIKGIMVDIGDIMSQVNRTSNVTSEAPGEELAEKLAQVEGMLREMRFRGCQAQKSAAERELSEAQKLLEKVKEELVKRLSDNQDQAQGIRAQLGKFHTELMDLRDALNEAVNNTAQAADTNNINMKRLEESRQKAEELQKKQKEVFDSLQMAEDAVTQVNDLLSMLQDSKEEYERLAAQLDGARKPLAERVQRFSPTVSKIPLVEAAEKHAELLDQLAKNLSSVITDTNQDNFIQRAVNASRAYTDIIDAVRDAEAAARESNQAAMDALEKVQGKDLGQLAETLKNKSNELVKEAVGLQDKLSKDLKPDLQNAKARLKDAKEKQKSILRDLEMAQKNLNVSREETAKDIEDAKQAAAEANSTTAQVQDTLSPIKKQLDEWQQQYGDSNTTNEDINNAFMEANKSVGLLGDTIPLLMKKLDKLQNRSAQMPNISENIDRIRQLIAQARNAANKVKVPVKFNGTSGIQVRTPSNLADLAAYNSLKFYITLPESTKKKRQDENSRHFILYLGNKNASKEFLGMSLEGKKLRWVYNVGGETAEVTVDYNVLSDGNFNNVILERILQYGQIAISDEGTVKRVTKRDVEAKGDSGLLNLSADDTVFYVGGYPDSFTPPIELHLPFFKGCMELETLNEEVLSLYNFEQTFQLDTTAVKPCGRTKPALTQQWVNDAAYFDGTGYAEVTLNVEGDSRRRFEQEVRVLSHNGILMLLLDQDRFLCLAVHGGLLKVFYNFAEEMKEAEPSRNTMEHISISGGQTKSLDVIILYHSTKRLMVRINRLTVYTIIPKEGMPLFRDRYYLGGVPKEKIPESLKTLFPDQVSIKGCFRNIKAQDSYIDIKRMNSSGVSYGCSSDLLVSREAYFSGAGYLGLGLDNLPNLQSNFYAGLGFRTDQKNGLMLHHVAEDGVCQVLLDRGHVVVRAGSKEVKTPKTYNDANSHYVTLYSNSQGLRVYVDDMLESSERASAASPASAVPVKSVYLGGTPEDVGVANLSGCVSNLFIKHISTEAPQMVVNLLKSKENVNVPLNCPAAKGPQKVLASSRVQKKGRNRKPQSSSRNRSARGSCQGELSAHDADALQFSGSSHSYLKFDSLPEAFRKTPHFSMGVRVNSSDGLVFYVSGEKGGVSMTLSVSGGHFLLFIDGGRRKASIRSRKKYNDNQWHTVFVRREGEKAILVVDGINVHSKKVPNGEKSPLRPPLYIGGLPPSLSSSAHTAPAEGGFAGCIRDVRLNEEPLGSPSQAMGVVPCFQDGLQPGVYFSSQGGHLSIDEALMVGRDLEILLEVRPVSDSGLLLHAGGQTGLQLSLYLNQGEVTVLANNGNGEFSASFTPEGSLCNGRWHSIGIVKKSNVIQLDVDTGSEHGIGPKKSRPSGGKETVYLGGAPDTVDVPGLPPSLPSFHGCVRRVVINQRATVLSKPLSLHGAVGTHGCPLM; encoded by the exons CTCTTCCACGTGGCCTACGTCCTCATCAAGTTTGCGAATTCCCCCAGACCTGACCTGTGGGTGCTGGAGCGGTCTATCGACTTCGGGGAAACCTATCAGCCCTGGCAGTTTTTTGCCT CATCAAAAAGAGACTGCATTGAACGCTTTGGCCAAAGCACAATTGAGCGTATCAACAAAGACAATGATGTCATCTGCACAACAGAGTATTCCCGCATTGTTCCCCTGGAAAACGGAGAG ATTGTAGTTTCCCTGGTGAACGGGCGTCCAGGAGCCATGAATTTCTCCTATTCCCCTGTGCTGAGGGACTTCACCAAGGCCACTAACATCCGCCTGCGTTTCCTTCGCACCAACACCCTGCTGGGGCACCTGATGGGCAAAGCACTCAGAGACCCCACTGTCACGCGCAGG TATTACTACAGCATCAAGGACATCAGCATTGGTGGACGGTGTGTGTGCAATGGACACGCTGAGGCCTGCAATGCTAAGGATCCCAATGACCCTTACAA GCTGCAGTGTGACTGCCAGCACAACACTTGTGGGCCATCATGTGATCGCTGTTGCCCTGGATTCAACCAGATGCCATGGAAACCAGCAACAACTTACAGCGCCAATGAGTGTGAAC CGTGTAACTGCCACAGGCATACGTTTGACTGCTATTATGACCCGGAGGTCAACCAGAGGAGGGCCAGTGTGAACCTGCTGGGGGAGTACCACGGTGGTGGTGTGTGCCTAGAGTGTCAG CACCACACAACTGGAATCAACTGTGAGCGCTGCATCCCTGGTTACTACAGGTCACCTGACCACCCTCTGGACTCCCAATTCGCCTGCTCCC AGTGTGCCTGCCAATCAGAGTTCACAGATGGAACGTGTGAGGATCTGACCGGCCGCTGTTACTGCAAGCCCAACTACACCGGCAGGAACTGTGACACCTGCGCAGAGGGCTACGTCAACTTCCCTGAGTGTTTCC CGATTCCCATTTACCCAAACAACAATAATGGTGAAGTACTACCTGCTGGGGAGATTATAA ACTGCGAGTGTAATGCTGCCGGCACAGAGGGGAACTCCTGTCGCCCTGACCCGCGCACCCATGCCTGCGTCTGCAAGCAGGGCTTCACAGGAGCTCACTGTGACAGCTGCGCACCCAGGTTCTTCGGCCTAAACTGCCAGT cctgcCAGTGCTCTGGCCCAGGCTGCCTGGACGGGACCTGTGACACGGCCACGGGTCAGTGCTACTGCCGAAGCGGGTTCCAGGGGTATGCGTGTGAGCGGTGTGCTCCAGGGTACTTCAACTACCCCCTCTGCCAGC tgtgtggcTGCAGTCCCGTTGGTTCTCTCCCAGAGGGTTGTGATGCTTCGGGCCGGTGCTTGTGCCGGCCAGAGTTCCAGGGCCCGCGGTGTGACCAGTGTCGCTCTGGCTTCCACTCCTACCCCAACTGCCAAG TGTGCTCCTGTGACCCCCGCACCTCCCTGGACTCCAGCTGCAGTGTTACAGGTCACTGTCACTGCCGCCCCAACTTCAGTGGCACATCATGTGACCAGTGTGCTCCCGGTTTCTATGGCTACCCTAGCTGCACTC CCTGCCAGTGTTCCATTGAAGGCTCTCGCTTCAGCACCTGTGACAAGGTGTCTGGACAGTGCGCCTGCCTGCCCAACGTGGTGGGACAGCGGTGTGACTCCTGCAGCTCTGGGTCATATGGCTTCCCACTCTGCCAAG TTGGAACCTGCAACCCTGCTGGTTCTGTACAGAATGAAATCTTGCCTACGGTC gGTTCCTGTGAGTGCCGTCCCTATGTTGAGGGTGTTGCCTGTGATAAATGCAAAGCCCTTTTCTGGAACCTTTCTCCGGACACTCTGTACGGCTGCTCCA GCTGCGAGTGCAACACACCAGGGACTCTGAGCAGTGTGGCAGAGTGTGCACAG GCTAGTGGTCAGTGTTACTGCAAACCCAATGTATGCAGCGGGACCTGCTCTGTCTGCAAAGAAGGCTACTTCAACCTGCAGGGGGACAACTACTTTGGGTGCCAGG GCTGTCAGTGTGACATTGGGGGGTCTGCTGGTCTGTCATGTGGGGAGAGGAATGGGAGGTGCCAGTGCCGTCCAAATGTTGAGGGACAAAAGTGTAACCA GCCAAAACCAGATCACTACTTCCCAGACCTGCACCATCTGAAGTTTGAGATAGAAGATGGAACCATGCTGGACGGTCGGCCCGTCCGTTTCGGGTACAACCCCCTGGAATTTGAGGGTTTCAGTTGGAGAGGTTATGCGCAGATGTCTCCTATACAG CCCAAGGTGGTGGTGGCGGTATTGGTGAGCTCCCCGGACCTGTTTCACGTAGTCTTGCGCTACGTCAATCGCGGCTCCGCGGACATCCGGGGCAGGGTGTCGGTGCTGGAGGATGGGAAGAGCTTTTTATGCGGCAACT gCTCAGATCAGTCCAAGCAGATCGTCTTTGCCCCCAGTTCAGAGCCTACTTTTGTCAATGTTCCACAAAACAACTTTGTGGAGCCCTTTGTTCTGAATCCTGGCACATGGACAGTGGTCATAGAGGCAGAGGGGATTCTACTG GACTACCTGGTGTTGCTGCCCAGTGCATACTATGAAGCGCCCATTCTGCAGATCAAAGTAACTGAGGCCTGCACCTACAGCCCCACACAGGACTCCAGCCAAAA CTGCCTCCTTTACCAGTACCTTGCACTGGATGGCTTCCCTTCCATTTCGGGAAATGACGCCAGCTGCAGGTTCGACAACCATCTTCCACGGCCCTGCCAGAATGAGAAGATCACTCCCCGACACCCTGCTATGGCCATCTGCAGCGGAAGTGAT ATCAACGTGCAGCTGCGGGCTCCGGTACCCCAGCCTGGGAAGTATGTGGTGCTGGTGGAGTACTCCAGCGAGGACGAGACTCCCCAGACGCTCACCGTGTCTGTGAACACGCCAGGTGGACGCACGCACCAGGAATACCTCACACTGCTCCACTGCAAGTAcag TTTCCTGTGTCGTGGAGTCAGTGTGGATGACAAGAACCGTGTGGCGATCTTCACTTTGTCCACTGAAATTGATGTGCAGTTCATCGCAGACAGAGCCAGTTTCTTCCTG cacaagGTCTACCTCATCCCACATGAGCAGTTCACCATGGAGTACCTCAAGCCCAAAGTGCATTGCATCAGCACGCATGGCACCTTCGCCCCTGACAG TGGTTCCTGCATCCCGTCCCGTTTCCAGACACCCTCCCAGTCTTTGGTGCTTAAAGAGGGCCAGGCCTCTCTGGTGCAGGATCCAGGTGCGGCCCTCCCCCCGGACTCACAGTCCCTGCCCGCAGACGCCCCCCAGTGGGCGGCCGGCGACCGCCCCCCGAATGCCGCGGATAACGGAGAGCACGTCCGCCTGGATCACTCGCAG AATGCGGTGGTGTACTCTACGAGGGTACAGAGTCAGGGCGGCTATGTCTTCATCCTGCACTACCATCAGCCCCTGCACCCCACCTTCACCGTCCAGGTCTTCCTCAACGGGGGCCGCATTTGGCAGG GCATCGCCAACGCCACCTTCTGTCCCCATGGCTACGGCTGCCGCAGTCtgctgatgtcagaggagaagATCATCCTGGACGTGACGGACAACGAGGTCGTGCTGACTGTTCAAGTCCCCGATGGCAAGACGCTGTGGCTG GATTACATTCTGGTGGTCCCGGAGGGCAGCTACAGCTCCAGCTACCTCAATGAAGAGCCTCTTGATAAATCTTACGACTTTATCAGCAACTGTGGCCAAAACAGCTTTTACATCAA CCCGGCGGTGTCCCCGCCCTTCTGCAGGGCCTCCGCCGTGTCGCTCTCCGCCTTCTTCAACAACGGCGCCCTGCCCTGCGCCTGCCACGAGGCCGGGGCGGAGAGCGACACCTGCCAGCCGTTCGGCGGGCAGTGCCAGTGCCGCCCCAACGTCATCGGGAGGGACTGCGCCCGGTGTGCCACGGGGTACTGGGGCTTCCCCCACTGCAGGC CGTGTAACTGTGGCACACGGCTGTGTGAGCAGATCACTGGGGAGTGCATCTGCCCTCCGCGCACGCTGCGTCCGGAGTGTGTCAAGTGTGAGCCGCAGACGTTTGGCTGCCACCCGCTGGTCGGTTGTGAGGTCTGCAACTGCTCCCAGCCTGGAATCGTATTTCCTGACGTCAGCTGCGACACCAGCAGTGGACAGTGCAG ATGCAGGAACAACATCATTGGGCGTCAGTGTGATCGCTGTGCCCCCGGTTTCTACGGTTACCCCAACTGCCGGCAGTGCGACTGCAACGAGGCGGGCACAGAGAGCAGCGTGTGTGACGCTGCGTCAGGGCAATGCCTCTGCAAG GAAAACGTGGAGGGGGCGCGCTGCAACCAGTGCCGCGTGGGGACCTTCCACCTGGACCCCACCAACCCCAAGGGCTGCACCAGCTGCTTCTGCTTCGGCGCGACGGACCGCTGCCGCAGCTCGGAGAAACGGCGCACCGAG CTGGTGGACATGACAGGATGGGTCCTGCTGGGCGGGGAGCGGCAGGAGGTCCCGGTCACCACGAATGTGGAGCAGGGCCTGGTGGAGGCGGACTTAGGCGACGTGCCTGATGTGTATCAGGACCTGCACTGGCACGCTCCCCGCAGCTACCTGGGAGACAAG GTGTCGTCGTACGGAGGGTACCTGCGCTATCGCCTGCACTCCCAGGCGATGAGGGGCGATGTGCTGGCCTTGCCAGCTGAGGCCTCCCGCCCTGACGTCATACTCAAG GGTAACCAGATGACGCTGGTGTACCTGGAGAGAGAATATGCGCCCCCTGGAATCCCCCATGAGGGTATAGTTCACCTGGTGGAG ggAAGCTTCCGGCATGCACAGACCGGTAACGTGGTGTCTCGGGAGGAGCTGATGATGGTGCTGGTGGGGCTGGAGTCCCTGCAGATTCGGGCCCTGCACTCCCAGTCCGCCATGGGCGTGTCCCTGCGCGGGGCGGTGCTGGAGGGCGCAGAGAGCTCGTCCACCGGGCGACACACCAGCAACGTGGAGCTCTGCCTCTGCCCTGCCAACTACCAGGGCGACTCCTGCCAG caatGCGCTCCAGGCTACTACAGAGACACCAAGGGGCTGTTCCTGGGGAAATGCGTTCCCTGCAACTGCAACGGCCACTCTGACCAATGTCTGGATGGAACAGGCGTCTGCGTT AGCTGTCAGCACAACACGGCGGGAGACCACTGTGAGCAGTGCCGCGGTGGTTTCCTCGGCAACTCCACGGTGGACGGGAACTCCGTCTCCTGCACCAGCTGCCCCTGCCCTCTGCAGGTGGCCTCCAACAA TTTTGCCGTGGGATGTGTGGAGAAGCCTGGCAAGATGCAATGCTTGTGTATGCCAGGATACGCAGGACCCCACTGCGAGAG GTGCGCTCCAGGTTTCTATGGCAACCCCATGGTGCTTGGCAGCACGTGCCAGCCCTGCCAGTGCCATGACAACACGGACCCAAACATGTTGTTCAGTGACTGCCACCCACTGACTGGCGAGTGCCAGGGCTGCATGCACAACACAGCTGGTTCGCAGTGCCAGGTGTGTGCACCTGGCTTCTACGGAGACGCTGTGGTTGCCAAGAACTGCACCA aatgcaactgTTCCCCATGTGGTACTGATACATGTGACCCTCATACTGGACAGTGCCACTGCAAGCCTGGTGTGACCGGCGCCCATTGTGATATCTGTGAG AACGGGGCGTTTGGGTACCAGACCTGCGCTGGGTGCCAGCAATGTAACTGCGACGCCGCAGCTGCCCTTGTCCAGCCGTGCGACCCCAGGAACGGGACCTGTGCCTGCCAGCCGGGGGTCAACGGCCCCCAGTGCCGCCAGTGCGCCCCGGGATACTGGGACTACGGCCCCAGCGGCTGCAAGA AGTGCAACTGCAAAGCAGGCCTTTGTGACCCCAGGACAGGGGAGTGCAGGTGTGCTGAGGGGCTGACGGGGGCCCAGTGTGACACCtgtgcacacaggtacagcgTTCCAGTGCAGAGCGGCACAGAGCCTATGCACTGCCACA TCTGCGACAGCTGTGTCATCGTCCTGCTGGAGGATCTGGACAGCATGGACAACAGCTTCGGCTCTGTCAAGAGGCAGCTGGCCAACCTGAACGCCAGCTCCATCGCCTGGGCGCAGCTATCCAGCCTCAACGAGTCTGTGGCAAACGTGACT AACGAGATAGACAACTATAACAGCACACTGGACGAAAGCAGAATGAGAGCAGACATGCTGGAAGTCGAGGCCCAGAATATCAACTCTGACATTGACGAATTACAGGAAAAG GCGCTGCTGACTAGACAGAAGGCAGACGACCTTGAGGAAAGTGTGAACAGAACCCAGAAAAGAGCCGTAGACCTGGTCAGATTCATCAAGGGCATCATGGTGGATATTGGAG ATATCATGTCCCAGGTGAACAGGACCTCTAATGTAACGAGCGAGGCTCCAGGGGAGGAACTGGCAGAGAAGCTGGCCCAGGTGGAGGGTATGCTGAGGGAGATGAGGTTCAGAGGGTGCCAGGCCCAGAAATCAgcagctgagagagagctgtcTGAGGCCCAGAAAT TGCTGGAGAAGGTAAAGGAAGAGTTGGTAAAGCGCCTATCAGACAACCAGGACCAGGCGCAGGGCATCAGAGCCCAGCTGGGAAAGTTCCACACCGAGCTGATGGATCTGAGAGATGCTCTGAATGAAGCGGTCAACAACACGGCCCAAGCAGCAGACACCAACAACATAAACATGAAGAGGCTGGAGGAGAGCCGG CAAAAAGCAGAGGAGCTGCAGAAGAAGCAGAAGGAGGTGTTTGATTCCCTGCAGATGGCAGAGGATGCGGTCACTCAGGTCAACGACCTGCTGTCCATGCTGCAGGACTCCAAGGAG GAATACGAGCGGTTGGCAGCCCAGCTGGATGGAGCCAGGAAGCCCCTGGCAGAGAGGGTGCAGAGGTTTTCCCCTACGGTGTCCAAGATCCCTTTGGTGGAGGCTGCGGAGAAGCATGCCGAGCTGCTGGATCAGCTGGCCAAGAACCTCTCCAG TGTGATTACAGACACAAACCAGGATAATTTCATTCAGCGTGCAGTGAATGCATCCCGGGCCTACACCGACATCATTGATGCTGTACGCGATGCTGAAGCCGCGGCTCGTGAGTCCAACCAGGCTGCCATGGATGCTCTGGAG AAGGTGCAAGGGAAAGACCTTGGTCAGCTGGCCGAAACGCTGAAAAACAAGAGCAACGAGCTGGTGAAGGAGGCCGTGGGTCTGCAGGACAAGCTCTCTAAAG ATTTGAAACCCGATCTTCAGAATGCGAAGGCACGGCTGAAAGATgccaaagagaaacagaaatctATTCTCAGGGATCTGGAAATGGCCCAGAAAAACCTCAACGTTAGCAGAG AGGAGACAGCGAAGGACATTGAGGATGCGAAGCAGGCTGCCGCAGAGGCCAACAGCACCACTGCCCAGGTGCAGGACACGCTCAGCCCCATCAAGAAGCAACTGGATGAGTGGCAGCAGCAGTATGGCGACTCCAACACCACCAACGAGGACATCAACAACGCCTTTATGGAAGCCAACAAATCAG TCGGATTGCTGGGTGACACTATTCCTCTTCTAATGAAAAAACTGGACAAGCTGCAGAACCGTTCCGCACAGATGCCCAACATCTCCGAGAACATAGACAGGATCCGGCAGCTCATCGCCCAGGCACGCAATGCCGCCAATAAG GTGAAAGTGCCAGTGAAGTTTAACGGCACCTCAGGTATACAGGTGAGGACGCCCAGTAACCTGGCTGACCTGGCAGCATACAACTCCCTCAAGTTCTACATCACTCTCCCTGAGTCCACCAAGAAAAAGAGGCAGGATGAGAACTCACGCCACTTCATCTTGTACCTCGGCAACAAAAAC GCCAGTAAGGAGTTCCTGGGCATGTCACTGGAGGGAAAGAAGCTTCGTTGGGTGTACAATGTGGGCGGAGAAACAGCAGAGGTGACGGTGGACTACAATGTACTATCAGATGGCAATTTCAACAACGTCATCCTGGAGAG AATTCTGCAGTATGGGCAAATAGCAATCTCAGATGAAGGTACAGTGAAAAGGGTGACAAAGAGGGACGTGGAGGCAAAAGGAGACAGTGGACTGCTTAATCTGTCTGCAGACGACACGGTCTTCTACGTGGGAGGATATCCTGACTCCTTCACG CCCCCTATAGAGCTTCATCTGCCATTCTTCAAGGGCTGCATGGAGCTGGAGACTCTGAATGAGGAGGTGCTGAGTCTGTACAACTTTGAACAGACCTTCCAGCTAGACACCACTGCAGTCAAGCCATGCGGCCG aaCAAAGCCAGCCCTGACACAGCAGTGGGTCAACGATGCAGCCTACTTCGATGGCACAGGTTATGCGGAGGTCACACTTAATGTGGAGGGAGACAGCAGAAGACGCTTTGAACAGGAAGTCAGAGTGCTCTCACACAATGGCATTCTTATGCTGCTGCTTGACCAA GACCGGTTTTTGTGTCTGGCTGTCCATGGGGGACTGCTGAAGGTCTTTTACAACTTTGCAGAAGAGATGAAAGAGGCAGAGCCAAGCAGAAATACTATGGAACACATCAGCATCAGTGGTGGACAGACCAAATCA CTGGACGTCATCATCCTTTACCACTCCACCAAGCGGCTGATGGTGAGGATCAACAGGTTGACGGTGTACACTATTATCCCGAAAGAGGGGATGCCCCTATTCCGTGACCGCTACTACCTGGGAGGAGTCCCCAAAGAGAAAATACCAGAAAG CTTGAAGACCCTGTTCCCTGATCAAGTCTCCATCAAAGGTTGCTTCAGGAACATCAAAGCCCAAGACTCCTACATAGACATAAAGAGGATGAACAGCTCTGGAGTCAGCTATGGCTGCTCATCTGACCTCCTG GTCTCACGGGAAGCATACTTCTCTGGAGCTGGGtacctgggcctgggcctggacAACCTCCCGAACTTACAGTCTAACTTCTATGCTGGGCTGGGCTTTAGAACAGACCAGAAGAACGGGCTCATGCTCCACCACGTGGCTGAG GATGGAGTGTGCCAGGTTCTCCTTGACAGGGGGCATGTGGTGGTGAGAGCCGGGAGCAAGGAAGTTAAGACTCCCAAGACCTACAATGATGCCAACAGCCATTATGTGACTCTGTATAGCAACAGCCAAGG gctgcgtgtgtatgtggatgaCATGTTGGAGAGTTCAGAGCGGGCTTCTGCGGCCAGCCCTGCCTCAGCTGTGCCAGTCAAAAGCGTGTACCTGGGGGGCACCCCTGaggatgtgggcgtggccaacCTCTCTGGCTGTGTCAGCAACCTGTTCATCAAACA CATCAGCACAGAGGCTCCTCAGATGGTGGTGAACCTGCTGAAGTCGAAGGAGAATGTTAATGTGCCACTGAACTGCCCCGCAGCCAAAGGGCCACAGAAAGTGCTGGCCTCCTCTCGAGTTCAAAAGAAG GGGAGGAACCGGAAGCCGCAGAGCAGCTCACGGAACCGCAGTGCGAGGGGCTCTTGCCAGGGCGAGCTGTCCGCCCATGATGCCGACGCACTTCAGTTCAGCGGCTCCTCACACAGCTACCTGAAGTTCGACTCCCTCCCAGAGGCCTTCAGGAAGAC ACCGCACTTCTCTATGGGTGTACGTGTGAACTCCTCGGATGGGCTGGTCTTTTATGTGTCCGGGGAGAAAGGCGGCGTTTCCATGACGCTGTCGGTCTCTGGTGGCCACTTCCTCCTGTTTATCGACGGTGGGCGGAGAAAGGCCAGCATTCGCAGCCGCAAGAAGTACAACGACAACCAGTGGCACACG GTCTttgtgaggagggagggggagaaagccATCCTGGTGGTGGATGGCATTAATGTGCATTCCAAGAAGGTGCCTAATGGGGAGAAGAGCCCTCTCAGACCCCCTCTGTACATCGGGGGCCTTCCCCCTAGCCTGTCCAGCTCAGCTCACACG GCCCCTGCTGAAGGAGGCTTTGCCGGCTGTATCAGGGATGTGAGGCTGAATGAGGAGCCTCTGGGCAGCCCCTCTCAGGCCATGGGCGTGGTGCCCTGCTTCCAGGACGGACTGCAACCAGGGGTCTACTTCTCCAGCCAGGGGGGGCACCTCTCCATTG aTGAGGCCCTAATGGTGGGGCGGGACCTGGAGATCCTGCTGGAGGTGCGACCTGTGTCTGACTCCGGGCTGCTACTGCACGCTGGAGGGCAGACGGGCCTACAGCTCAGCCTGTACCTGAACCAGGGAGAG GTGACTGTGCTGGCGAATAATGGGAACGGAGAATTCTCTGCGTCCTTCACACCAGAAGGGTCACTGTGCAATGGGCGCTGGCACAGCATCGGAA TCGTGAAGAAAAGCAACGTGATCCAGCTGGATGTGGACACAGGCAGCGAGCACGGCATTGGCCCAAAGAAGAGCCGCCCGTCGGGAGGCAAAGAAACAGTTTACCTGGGAGGAGCACCAG ataCTGTGGACGTCCCCGGCCTACCTCCCTCCTTGCCCTCTTTTCACGGTTGTGTGCGAAGGGTAGTGATCAACCAGAGAGCCACGGTTCTGAGCAAGCCCCTGTCCCTGCATGGAGCTGTGGGGACACACGGCTGCCCCCTCATGTAG